A window of Streptomyces sp. NBC_01241 genomic DNA:
CCTCGGGCGGGGCGGGGACGTAGGAGGGTGCTGAAGATCTCGGCCGGGCCGAGATCTTCAGTGTTCTCCCAGACGGTACGGTCCGCCGCGTGGGCCCGACAAGGCGCGACCGTTGCGCGCACACCATCGATCCATTGCGCGCCGACGGCCGGTGACGGCGATTCATTGCGCTCGACGTCTTCGCAGGTCAAGCAGGTGCCACAGGTCTCGGCCCGCCCGCGGATCAAGGCCGTCCGGCGATCGAGGACGGGGCTGCCACCGGCCGTCGCGCGGCGCCCTACTCGGGCGTCCCCGACGAGTACCGCCTGAGCAGCGGCGAAAGCACCAGCACGGACTTCGTCCGCTCCACGTACGGCTCGCCCGCGATCCGCTCCAGCACCTGCTCGAAGTGGCGCATGTCCGCGGCGAAGACCTGCACGATCGCGTCGGCCTCGCCCGTCACCGTGGACGCCGAGGCGATCTCCGGATACCGGGCGAGCCCCCGCTTGATCGCCTCCGGCGACGTGTTCCGGCTGCAGTAGATCTCGATGAACCCCTCGGTCTCCCACCCCAGCGCCGCCGGGTCCACCCGCACCGTGAAGCCGGTGATCGCGCCCTCGGCGCGCAGCCGGTCCACCCGGCGCTTCACGGCGGGCGCGGACAGGCCGATGATCGCGCCGATGTCCGCGTAGGAGCGCCGGGCGTCTTCGGCGAGGGCGTGGACGATGCGTTCGTCGAGGTCGTTCAGGCGCACTTCGGGCGGTTCACTTCTCTGCGATGATCTGCTTCGGGGGCGGCAGGAGCCGCCCCCGAAGTAGACCATGGCGCCGCCCGCCGGGCGCGCTCACCTCATCCGGTGACCGGTCAGAACGGGAACCGCGAACGGCCGTACTGCACCGAGATCCACTTCTGCGTAGTGAAGGCGTCGACCATCGAATCGCCGTTCAGCCGGCCGAGGCCGGAGCTCTTCTCGCCGCCGAACGGGACGATCGGCTCGTCGTGGACCGTGCCGTCGTTGATGTGGATCATGCCGGTGTGGACGCGCTGCCCGATCCGTACCCCGCGCTCGATGTCGCCGGTGTGCACGGCGCCGCTCAGGCCGTACGGGGTGTCGTTGGCGATCCGTACCGCCTCGTCGTCACCGTCGAACGGCACGAGGAGTGCGACCGGCCCGAAGATCTCCTGGGAGAGGACGGGGGAATCGGCGGCCAGCCCGGTCAGCACGGACGGGCTCACCAGGTTGCCGTCGGCCCGGCCGTGCAGCAGGGCGGTCGCACCGGCTTCGACGGTCTGGTCGACGAGCGAGGAAATGGCCTCGGCCTGCGAGGAGTTGATCAGCGGGCCGATCACGGTCTCCGGGTCGGCCGGGTCACCGACCGGCAGCGA
This region includes:
- a CDS encoding Lrp/AsnC family transcriptional regulator; the protein is MRLNDLDERIVHALAEDARRSYADIGAIIGLSAPAVKRRVDRLRAEGAITGFTVRVDPAALGWETEGFIEIYCSRNTSPEAIKRGLARYPEIASASTVTGEADAIVQVFAADMRHFEQVLERIAGEPYVERTKSVLVLSPLLRRYSSGTPE